A region of Porites lutea chromosome 13, jaPorLute2.1, whole genome shotgun sequence DNA encodes the following proteins:
- the LOC140922623 gene encoding uncharacterized protein — translation MQNLGGIIWFSFLHIMLSLAEDNEDADVIKRCVSTNSACSFTYAQVYKSLTENQNNFNISHALYPDGAKPSFLVKVNVYGPNKTHTSIPAKFTWSIHCLYANAPGPLVEMLSLGSILVTFREQELNIQIPAFCCNMSGCDEERREMIKGFLIRAQFELQDLADSPAIRNPSLNTAECVIQGHQPDFATGRSDYVRAMLWLSMFFVIFSGPLLAKNIRDIEELSLGNSNSEKKNKFEAVCFSFYFLSLFSSLLIVVAFALSVMYWKLGGTFHFTVIIIIIFVLSSLESFCVIRWFEYGDSKPLFLLKIYGGHAISYIFCWIIIGIRINPTWGLTIALLVSSCFASVTYAKYIYLEEFPNGNSHSTACCTTTNSFTTGIASSNGSNSNKNPTQAKVICVAYCLVVLLLFLVVIFAGHSSSGKEMAVDEVLKATSLYFITAFISWAAWKKHVSADALNMMLENVAQDRNMTIGTDE, via the exons atgcaaaatttggggggcattATTTGGTTTAGTTTCCTGCACATTATGCTGTCTCTTGCTGAAGACAATGAGGATGCAGATGTGATCAAGCGCTGCGTGTCCACCAACTCAGCATGCAGTTTCACCTATGCTCAAGTCTACAAAAGCTTAACAGAGAATCAGAACAACTTTAACATATCCCATGCCTTGTATCCTGATGGGGCAAAACCATCATTTCTTGTAAAAGTTAATGTTTATGGGCCCAATAAAACACACACCTCTATACCAGCAAAGTTTACCTGGAGTATACACTGTCTGTATGCCAATGCCCCTGGTCCGCTGGTGGAGATGTTGTCTCTTGGGTCCATCCTTGTAACATTTCGAGAACAAGAGCTCAACATACAAATTCCTGCGTTTTGTTGCAATATGTCAGGTTGCGATGAGGAAAGGAGGGAAATGATAAAAGGTTTTCTTATAAGGGCACAATTTGAG CTGCAGGATCTGGCTGATAGCCCCGCCATTCGAAATCCATCACTGAATACAGCTGAGTGTGTTATACAGGGTCATCAACCTGACTTTGCAACAGGACGAAGTGATTACGTCAGAGCAATGTTATGGTTGTCTATGTTTTTTGTAATATTTAGTGGCCCTTTGTTGGCTAAAAATATAAGAGATATAGAAGAGTTAAGTTTAGGAAATagcaattctgagaagaaaaacaaatttgaggctgtgtgtttttctttttatttcttgtcaTTGTTCAGCAGTTTGCTTATCGTTGTTGCCTTTGCGCTTTCAGTTATGTACTGGAAACTTGGGGGTACCTTTCACTTTActgttattataataataattttcgtTCTTAGTTCGCTAGAGTCCTTTTGTGTCATCAGGTGGTTCGAGTATGGTGACTCAAAgcctttatttttgttaaagatCTATGGAGGACATGCGATAAGCTATATATTCTGCTGGATTATAATTGGGATTAGGATAAATCCCACATGGGGGTTAACCATTGCTCTTCTTGTTTCCTCTTGTTTCGCTTCTGTCACTTATGCAAAGTATATTTACCTTGAAGAATTCCCCAACGGTAACAGCCACAGTACTGCCTGCTGTACTACTACCAATAGTTTTACCACTGGTATTGCTTCTAGTAACGGTAGTAATTCTAACAAAAATCCCACACAAGCCAAGGTCATTTGTGTAGCTTATTGTCTTGTTGTCCTGTTACTTTTTCTCGTAGTTATTTTTGCAGGGCACTCAAGTAGTGGCAAGGAAATGGCTGTAGATGAAGTGCTTAAAGCCACCTCGTTGTACTTCATCACTGCATTTATCTCATGGGCTGCATGGAAGAAGCATGTTTCGGCTGATGCTCTAAATATGATGCTCGAGAATGTGGCCCAAGATCGAAATATGACCATCGGCACTGATGAGTAA